The window GAAGGTGCCGATGATCTCGCGCCAGATGTGCTCGACGGTCGACAGCGGCAGGCTGCCGGTGTGGCGCGCGGCGATGCGGCGCATCATCGCCGCCTCCCGGTCGGGACGGAACGCGGCGCCGCCGTTGGCCGACAGCCGCTTGGCGTCGATCAGCCGTTCGATGACCTCGCCGCGATGGATCAGCTGGCGATGCATCTCCTCGTCGGCGGCGTCGATGTCGCGGCGCAGCGCGTCGAGGCTAACGGTATCCTGTGCGGGCGTGTCGGACATCGCGGGCGGGCGCCTTTTCTCCGGCGGTTTCTTTAAGCTTGAACGGCCTTGCGGCCGGCGCGCAGTCTTAGAGCCTTTCACGGCGAAATGGAACCATTCAGACCGGCGCGGGGCACGGGGCCGGGCCGTCCCGGCCGCAGCGTCCGGACGGGCCGGTCGCGGACGGGCCTGCCCGCGGGCGGCGGTGAAACGCCCGCGCGCCGGTGTCGCGGCACGTCAAACTCAGCCCCGGTACGTCAAAGAAAACATTGACATGGCGCCGGTACCGGCCCAACTAGATCGAGTCCCGGGCGCAGGGTCCCGGGGAAAGCATTCGCCCCGTAGAAGGCCGGCAAACCGGCTGAGCAGCACGATGATACCCGGGATCAAGAGCCGGTCGACCACCTATCGCCAGATCGCGGCACCCGACAGCCAAGTGGTCCAGTTCGGTCCGGACCAGCCGCTGCGGCTCGACTGCGGCATCGATTTCGCGCCGCTGACGATCGCCTACCAGACCTATGGCACGCTCGATCCGCAGAAAAACAACGCCATTCTGGTGGCGCACGCGCTGACCGCCGACCAGCATGCCGCCAACATCCATCCGGTGACCATGAAGCCCGGCTGGTGGGACAAGATGGTCGGCCACGGAAAGCCGATCGACACCGACCGCTACTTCGTCATCTGCGCCAACGTGCTCGGCGGCTGCATGGGCTCCTCGGGACCGGGCAGCATCGACCCGGCGACCGGTGAATCCTACGGCCTCGATTTCCCGGTGGTGACGATTCGCGACATGGTGCGGGCGCAGACGATGCTGCTCGATCATCTCGGCATCGACACGCTGTTCTGCGTGATCGGTGGTTCCATGGGCGGCATGCAGGTGCTGGAATGGGCCGCCAGCCATCCCGACCGGGTGTTTTCGGCGATCCCGATCGCCACTGCGGCGCGCCACACCTCGCAGAACATCGCCTTCCACGAGGTCGGCCGCCAGGCGGTGATGGCCGATCCCGACTGGCGCGGCGGGCGCTACCTGCTCGAAGGCACCAGCCCGAAGAAGGGCCTGTCGGTGGCGCGGATGGCCGCGCACATCACCTACATGTCGGACGAGGCGCTGCACCGGAAGTTCGGGCGCAACCTGCAGAACCGGGCGGCGATCACCTTCGGCTTCGACGCCGATTTCCAGATCGAAAGCTATCTGCGCCATCAGGGCTCGACCTTCGTCGACCGGTTCGACCCCAACAGCTACCTCTACCTGACCCGGGCGATGGACTATTTCGACCTCGCGGCGGACTACGACGGGCAGCTGGCCAACGCGTTCCTCGGCACCAGCACGCGCTTCTGCGTCGTCTCGTTCACGTCGGACTGGCTGTTCCCGACCGAGGGCAACCGGCAGGTCGTGCACGCGCTGAACGCGGCGGGTGCCCGCGTCAGCTTCGTCGAGATCGAGACCGACTCGGGGCACGATTCCTTCCTGCTCGACGAGCCGGAACTGTTCGGCGCCGTTCGCGGCTTCCTCGACTCGGCCGCGCATGCGCGCGGATTGCCGGCCCCGCCGACCCGTCAGCTGTCGTCCACCATGCTATGACGGCGCCGGGGAACGGGTACAGCGCGGCCCCGCCGTCCAGCCGCGTCGATCTGAATCTGGTCGCCGACCTGATCCGGCCGGGCAGCCGGGTGCTCGACATCGGCTGCGGCGATGGCACCCTGCTCGAGATCCTGGAGAACCGCTACGGCATCGACGGGCGCGGCGTCGAGCTCAGCCAGCGCAACGTCAACGAGTGCGTGGCCAAGGGCCTGGCTGTGGTGCAGGGCGACGCCGACCGCGATCTCGTGGACTATCCCGACAACGCCTTCGACTACGTGGTGCTGAGCCAGACCATCCAGGCCACCCGCGACCCGCGCGGCGTGCTCGAGCACATCCTGCGCATCGGCCGGCGCGGCATCGTGTCGTTCCCGAATTTCGGCCACTGGCGGATGCGCTGGCAGCTGCTGACGCGCGGCCGCATGCCGATCACCGAGCACCTGCCGGTGAGCTGGTACGCGACGCCCAACATCCATTTCTGCACGATCCGCGATTTCTGCGCGCTCGCCGACGACATGGGCGTCACCATCGAGAAGGTGATCGCGCTCGGATCGAAGGGCGACCGCCTTTCCGAGGGGGCCTCGCTGCGGACGCTCAACCTCTTCGGCGAACAGGCGATCTTCGTGCTGGCGAAGCTCCGCTAACGGGGCGGCGCCGACGGTGCGGAGAGAGGGTGCGTGGCGCGATCTATGCGCCAAACCCGCAAAAAAGAACCCGGGCCGCGGGCCCGGGCCAAATTCCTACACAGACGTATTCGCCGCTCCCTAGTCCTGCGCGGGCTGGGTCGTGGAGGTCTGCGTCGGGGTGCTGATCTGCGCGGTCTTCACCGGGGTCTGCTTGGCGGCCGTGTGACCGGCCGAGCAATCCGCGAACGCGGCGCCCGCCGACATGGTCAGCGCAACCGCGGCGAGACCTGCGAGGAGTTTGCTTGTCATGCGAAGTCTCCTCTCAAGGAACGACGTCAGGATGAATCGTCGCACCCGAAAGGCTAGCACCGTTCGCGGGGGCGGCAAGAGCGCGGCCGCTCACGAACGCGTTATCTTGGCGGCGATCGGTCCGGTCAGGCGCGCGGATGGGCGGCGTGATAGGCCTCCAGCAGGCGGTTTTCGTCGATTTCCGTATAGACCTGCGTCGTCGACAGGCTGGCGTGGCCGAGCAGTTCCTGGATGGCGCGCAGGTCGCCACCATTCATCAGCAGATGGGTGGCGAAGGAATGGCGCAGCGCGTGCGGCGTGGCGCTGTCGGGCAGGCCGAGCGCGCCGCGCAGCCGCGCCATCGCACGCTGGATGAGGCGCGGGTTGAGCGGGCCGCCGCGGGCACCGACGAACAGCGGGCCGTCCGCGGCCAAGGCGTAGGGGCACAGGCGCAGGTAGTCGGCGATCGCCTCGGCCACCGCGGGCAGCACCGGTACGAGCCGGGTCTTGCCGCCCTTGCCGGTGATGCGCAGCGCGGTGTCCGGCGCCGGCGCCTCCGACCGGGTGAGGCCAAGCGCCTCGGAAATGCGCAGGCCGCAGCCATAGAGCAGGGCGAAGACGGCGGCGTCGCGGGCGGCGATCCAGGGTTCGGCCGCGCCGGTATCGATCTCCTCGGCATCGATGACGCGCAGCGCCGCGTCGCGCGACAAGGGTTTCGGCAGGGCGTGGCGCTTCTTCGGCCCGCGCACGACGGTGAGCGCCGTCGTCCTGGTGCCGGTGGTCTTTTCCAGGAACCGCGTGAACGAGCGGATCGCGGCGAGCGCCCGCGACAGCGAGGGACCGGCGAGCCCGTCGCCGCGACGCGCGGCGAGCCAGGCGCGGATATCGGTCGGCCTGAGATCGGCGAAATCGGCGGCGGCGGGCGGATCGCCGAGATGGTCCCGCAGGAAGGTGAGAAACTGGCGGAGGTCGCGGCCGTAGGCCTCCACCGTCTTGTCCGACAGGCGGCGTTCGGTCGCCAGGCTGGTGAGCCAGGCCTCGGCGCTCGCCCGCAGGTCGGCGGCCGCCAGCAGCGGGCCGATCACCGGTGCGGCGTCTTCGCGTGTCCGTGCCTGGCGTCCGGGTGGCATCGTGCGGGCGACCTTCCTCGTACGGGGTTCGAAGCCAGTCTTGCGCGCGCCGCGTTAACCTTTCGTTTAGGCCGTGGCGACTCGTTCAGGCCATGGCGACGGGCGCGCCGTAGTGCTCCACGACCGGAAACGGATCGTAGAAGCGGTGCAGCAGCGCCTTCCAGCGCGGATAGCGGTCGGAGCCGCGAAATCCCGGATCATGGGCTTCGACGCTGTCCCATCTGACCAGCAGCACGTAGCGATCCGGGGACTCGA is drawn from Microbaculum marinisediminis and contains these coding sequences:
- the metX gene encoding homoserine O-acetyltransferase MetX, with product MIPGIKSRSTTYRQIAAPDSQVVQFGPDQPLRLDCGIDFAPLTIAYQTYGTLDPQKNNAILVAHALTADQHAANIHPVTMKPGWWDKMVGHGKPIDTDRYFVICANVLGGCMGSSGPGSIDPATGESYGLDFPVVTIRDMVRAQTMLLDHLGIDTLFCVIGGSMGGMQVLEWAASHPDRVFSAIPIATAARHTSQNIAFHEVGRQAVMADPDWRGGRYLLEGTSPKKGLSVARMAAHITYMSDEALHRKFGRNLQNRAAITFGFDADFQIESYLRHQGSTFVDRFDPNSYLYLTRAMDYFDLAADYDGQLANAFLGTSTRFCVVSFTSDWLFPTEGNRQVVHALNAAGARVSFVEIETDSGHDSFLLDEPELFGAVRGFLDSAAHARGLPAPPTRQLSSTML
- the metW gene encoding methionine biosynthesis protein MetW, translating into MTAPGNGYSAAPPSSRVDLNLVADLIRPGSRVLDIGCGDGTLLEILENRYGIDGRGVELSQRNVNECVAKGLAVVQGDADRDLVDYPDNAFDYVVLSQTIQATRDPRGVLEHILRIGRRGIVSFPNFGHWRMRWQLLTRGRMPITEHLPVSWYATPNIHFCTIRDFCALADDMGVTIEKVIALGSKGDRLSEGASLRTLNLFGEQAIFVLAKLR
- a CDS encoding antibiotic biosynthesis monooxygenase family protein, whose protein sequence is MILEHAILNVKPGQADAFEAAMREALPLISASDGFRGLEVRRCIESPDRYVLLVRWDSVEAHDPGFRGSDRYPRWKALLHRFYDPFPVVEHYGAPVAMA
- a CDS encoding tyrosine recombinase XerC, which codes for MPPGRQARTREDAAPVIGPLLAAADLRASAEAWLTSLATERRLSDKTVEAYGRDLRQFLTFLRDHLGDPPAAADFADLRPTDIRAWLAARRGDGLAGPSLSRALAAIRSFTRFLEKTTGTRTTALTVVRGPKKRHALPKPLSRDAALRVIDAEEIDTGAAEPWIAARDAAVFALLYGCGLRISEALGLTRSEAPAPDTALRITGKGGKTRLVPVLPAVAEAIADYLRLCPYALAADGPLFVGARGGPLNPRLIQRAMARLRGALGLPDSATPHALRHSFATHLLMNGGDLRAIQELLGHASLSTTQVYTEIDENRLLEAYHAAHPRA